Proteins encoded by one window of Myxocyprinus asiaticus isolate MX2 ecotype Aquarium Trade chromosome 35, UBuf_Myxa_2, whole genome shotgun sequence:
- the rabif gene encoding guanine nucleotide exchange factor MSS4 encodes MDDSKQTSSPERSVDPSLVSEDGKNMKAVLCQRCGSKVLCPGMAVFAEKELFLPSMRKKTSIGQSDGTLEGDTLTAHWLVDDMYTFENVGFTKDVGKVKYLICADCEIGPIGWHCVDDKKSFYVALDRVNHE; translated from the exons ATGGATGACAGTAAACAGACTTCCTCTCCCGAAAGATCTGTAGACCCCTCTCTTGTGTCAGAGGATGGCAAAAATATGAAAGCAGTTTTGTGCCAACGATGTGGTTCCAAGGTGCTCTGCCCAGGCATGGCAGTGTTTGCAGAAAAGGAG CTGTTTCTGCCTTCAATGAGAAAGAAAACCTCCATTGGCCAGTCAGACGGGACCTTGGAAGGGGACACATTAACAGCTCACTGGCTGGTTGACGACATGTACACATTTGAGAATGTGGGCTTCACCAAAGATGTTGGCAAAGTGAAGTACCTTATTTGTGCTGATTGTGAGATTGGACCTATTGGCTGGCATTGCGTGGATGACAAGAAGAGCTTCTATGTGGCATTGGACAGGGTAAATCACGAATAG
- the LOC127426380 gene encoding adiponectin receptor protein 1-like, with protein sequence MSGQIRSASHADCQVTEECQVPADVELRELGPLLKENGPLGAAELQSEGESGHADDEEEEDDEEGEVLTLPLQAHHAMEKMEEFVHKVWEGRWRVIPFHVLPEWLKDNDYLLHGHRPPMPSFRACFRSIFRIHTETGNIWTHLLGLILFLCLGTLTMLRPNMYFMAPLQEKVVFGMFFLGAVLCLSFSWLFHTVYCHSEKVSRTFSKLDYSGIALLIMGSFVPWLYYSFYCSPQPRLIYLTIVCVLGIAAIVVAQWDRFSTPRHRPTRAGVFMGLGLSGIVPTMHFTIEEGFVKATTVGQMGWFYLMGAMYITGAGLYAARIPERYFPGKCDIWFQSHQIFHVLVVAAAFIHFYGVSNLQEFRYGLEGGCTDDTLL encoded by the exons ATGTCAGGCCAAATCAGGTCTGCCAGTCATGCGGACTGTCAGGTCACTGAGGAATGCCAAGTTCCAGCTGACGTGGAGCTGAGGGAACTGGGTCCCCTTCTGAAGGAGAATGGGCCCCTTGGAGCCGCAGAACTCCAGTCAGAG GGAGAAAGTGGTCATGCAGacgatgaagaggaggaggatgatgaaGAGGGAGAGGTTCTGACCCTACCACTGCAGGCTCACCATGCAATGGAGAAGATGGAGGAGTTTGTACACAAG GTCTGGGAAGGCCGCTGGAGGGTCATTCCCTTTCACGTCCTTCCGGAGTGGCTAAAAGACAATGACTACCTCCTGCATGGTCATCGGCCTCCCATGCCCTCCTTCCGTGCCTGCTTTAGGAGCATTTTTAGAATTCACACAGAGACCGGGAATATCTGGACTCATTTGTTGG GGTTAATCCTATTCTTGTGCCTGGGGACACTTACCATGCTGAGGCCCAATATGTACTTCATGGCCCCCTTGCAGGAGAAGGTGGTGTTTGGCATGTTCTTCTTGGGTGCAGTGCTGTGCCTCAGCTTCTCCTGGCTTTTTCACACTGTCTACTGCCATTCTGAGAAAGTGTCTCGCACTTTCTCCAA aCTAGACTATTCCGGCATTGCTCTGCTGATCATGGGCTCTTTTGTGCCCTGGCTTTACTACTCCTTCTACTGCTCTCCTCAGCCACGTCTCATCTACCTCACAATCGTCTGTGTGCTGGGCATTGCAGCTATCGTTGTCGCCCAGTGGGACCGCTTCTCCACGCCCCGCCACAGGCCCACCAGAGCAG gaGTTTTCATGGGTCTTGGACTGAGTGGGATTGTCCCCACCATGCACTTCACCATAGAGGAGGGTTTTGTCAAGGCCACTACAGTTGGACAGATGGGCTGGTTCTATTTAATGGGCGCCATGTACATCACAGGTGCCGGGCTGTATGCTGCACGAATCCCAGAGCGCTATTTCCCGGGCAAGTGTGATATTTGG TTTCAGTCACACCAGATATTCCATGTGCTGGTGGTGGCAGCAGCCTTTATTCATTTCTATGGGGTCTCCAACCTGCAGGAGTTCCGCTATGGCCTTGAGGGAGGCTGCACTGATGACACTCTTCTCTGA